Proteins found in one Siniperca chuatsi isolate FFG_IHB_CAS linkage group LG22, ASM2008510v1, whole genome shotgun sequence genomic segment:
- the LOC122869746 gene encoding sterile alpha motif domain-containing protein 9-like isoform X1: MANGPALSTARRGEIYVGSEIRDSLSLLDVLHANQFEGESFDPKLLEQTEENFYRGAPPKWLNFHISEQSHGTGSPFIKRDGYDALVQQIRQRRKTHPGISTVKLFHQPGCGGTTLAMQVLWDLRKTFRCAVLTGSTSDITKIAEQVVHLFTAGSRGHQNTVLLLLNDEQNLENLQDNIMMKIAEQKIDIDMPVVILLNCVRASDHVILNKEHSYIVKQNFKRNERKHVILKKELSDTEKQKFNEKKEELSRRYSDKCKLFHGFNIMQSNFSQAYIQEACAVFKTIKKANRHQLKTQLAALLSLLNAYVPGSYLLESQCLDFLKHEDSIHGDLSLEDRMKPFSDLIITFQQDTRSEKKVSMAHPMIAQRCTELMAEAGVTRSDTAKKVLTCLCRDEVPPSLLGFVKDMLLKREIKKEEKINNREQHHMGPRRREEDQERFSRLILDIEEMEDKKQSASVLKVASNTFVQNSLFPQALARFYYTELKDYNKAEMWAKTAKERDPKKSFIADTLGQVHKNHLRNKESPAKPREILQLATKAIEAFKDEERLAENERGKDMKEDGKAKVLRAFNTRGQFGYLQVCNLVFDLLVSQNETWRRVLTKNVSMGSVLELLGDNKLFRFNDLINSLRDEVEKKFEFFDTYLTYSDSVMKKDDASYISRETSDCYRKYVGDSAPKNKEKSDKTTQKLKQKLAVTSAGVLSCLDRRCTVSELKQIATWWEEICLSKDSTRHDFANYILANIMLINKNETPPHSDYQNAFRQKMPLGSRDAPEFHMLALLICWPTDDEDKFVSDLNQLLKHVQHSYEHEFKALFQSRYLRPLFFLGKGKGLSRLVHRRVLEILWIKDAVRDSNTNWRNENILKDPVVQEQLLKVEGVVRNYRLYATVGGTELEMDVNRRDSLWKSGQVSFYLGFTISGPVAFSIQTRTTIKGPSGNLRLGACGGLMDSSDWTKLEPEVKRVDAVQIYGLQSEAGHYECSVSALRWVCKEEVSFRYQFCSWEELRDRPSCMNYMPAGPLLDITVTAGKLEEVHLPHWIDHDSTMSDMFAVLHVDTCGDVVEQVSEVTSSHVKLHPTTFSPRGVMIRMKLGFPVKVYCDVLIYKTKKEFLTLHVYLVPPDHNIKQEVERKETSYGSIIIPKPSPDKSLHMLDNFFLTTDMDTAEICPKTLKLTCGRRNPNFSEVCVRNADSDFNLKLESEQKRNKEDTVWTCIIRKGDYQNQSIDHEDASGQHFVDRHRTALINRVSDTGAILDKLKDKGLISNESYDAVRALKTTQDQMRDIFKCLNSAGTKGKDALKDILKRMKSMRPLINELEGSG; this comes from the exons ATGGCAAATGGACCAGCCCTGTCCACTGCTAGAAGGGGTGAAATTTACGTGGGAAGCGAAATCAGAGACTCCCTCTCACTGTTGGATGTTCTCCATGCAAATCAGTTCGAAGGAGAGTCTTTTGATCCAAAACTTCTTGAGCAGACAGAGGaaaacttttacagaggagcccCACCCAAATGGTTAAACTTTCACATTAGTGAACAGTCACATGGCACTGGAAGTCCTTTTATTAAACGGGATGGATACGATGCACTTGTGCAACAAATTCgccaaagaagaaaaacacacccTGGAATATCAACTGTTAAACTGTTCCACCAGCCAGGATGTGGGGGAACCACACTGGCCATGCAGGTGTTGTGGGACTTGAGGAAAACCTTCAGGTGTGCTGTTTTAACAGGCTCTACCTCAGACATCACAAAAATTGCAGAGCAGGTGGTCCACCTTTTCACAGCAGGCAGTCGAGGCCACCAGAACACTGTGCTGCTGCTACTGAATGATGAGCAGAATTTGGAAAATCTGCAAGACAACATTATGATGAAGATTGCTGAGCAGAAGATAGATATTGATATGCCTGTAGTAATTTTACTCAACTGTGTGAGAGCAAGTGACCATGTCATCCTTAACAAGGAGCATTCTTACATAGTGAAACAAAACTTTAAGAGGAATGAGAGAAAACATGTCATCCTCAAAAAGGAACTTTCAGACACAGAGAAGCAAAAATTTaatgagaaaaaggaggagCTCAGCAGAAGATACAGTGATAAATGCAAACTATTCCATGGCTTTAACATAATGCAAAGCAATTTCTCTCAAGCTTACATCCAGGAGGCATGCGCTGTATTCAAAACaatcaagaaagcaaatagacACCAGCTGAAGACCCAGCTTGCTGCCCTCCTGTCCCTGCTGAATGCCTACGTACCAGGCTCATATCTCCTGGAGTCTCAGTGCCTGGACTTCTTAAAACATGAAGACTCCATCCATGGAGACCTTTCACTGGAGGACAGAATGAAGCCCTTTAGTGATCTCATcatcaccttccaacaagacacaAGATCTGAAAAAAAAGTGAGCATGGCTCACCCTATGATAGCACAGCGTTGTACTGAATTGATGGCTGAGGCCGGTGTGACCAGAAGTGACACAGCAAAAAAAGTCTTGACCTGTTTATGCAGAGATGAGGTTCCTCCATCTTTGCTGGGTTTTGTCAAAGACATGCTGCtcaaaagggaaataaaaaaagaggaaaaaattaataatagaGAACAGCATCACATGGGAccaaggagaagagaagaggaccAAGAGAGGTTTTCTAGACTGATTCTAGATATTGAGGAGATGGAGGACAAAAAACAGAGTGCATCAGTTTTAAAAGTTGCATCAAATACATTTGTTCAGAATTCTTTGTTTCCTCAAGCACTTGCTCGTTTTTATTATACAGAACTGAAAGACTACAACAAGGCTGAAATGTGGGCAAAGACAGCAAAGGAAAGAGATCCCAAAAAATCATTCATTGCTGATACACTGGGCCAAGTCCATAAGAACCATCTAAGGAACAAAGAGTCTCCTGCCAAACCAAGAGAAATTTTGCAACTGGCCACAAAAGCCATTGAAGCTTTCAAAGATGAAGAACGACTTGCTGAAAATGAACGTGGGAAAGACATGAAAGAAGATGGCAAGGCCAAAGTCTTGCGTGCTTTTAACACTAGAGGGCAGTTTGGTTACCTGCAGGTTTGCAACCTTGTGTTTGACCTACTTGTCAGTCAGAACGAAACGTGGAGGAGAGTTCTCACAAAGAATGTGTCCATGGGCTCTGTCCTGGAATTACTTGGAGACAACAAACTCTTCAGATTTAATGATCTAATAAACAGCCTCAGAGACGAGGTTGAGAAaaagtttgaattttttgaTACCTATTTAACTTACTCAGATTCTGTCATGAAAAAAGATGATGCATCATACATTTCTAGAGAGACCTCAGACTGCTACAGAAAGTATGTCGGAGACTCAGCACCCAAGAACAAAGAGAAATCTGATAAAACCACCCAGAAGCTTAAACAAAAATTGGCTGTCACTTCTGCTGGAGTACTCTCATGTCTTGACAGAAGATGCACTGTATCGGAGCTTAAACAGATTGCTACATGGTGGGAAGAAATCTGTCTAAGCAAAGATTCCACTCGACATGATTTTGCCAACTACATCCTCGCCAATATCATGCTGATAAATAAGAATGAGACTCCACCCCATTCTGACTATCAAAATGCATTTAGACAGAAAATGCCATTGGGCTCGAGAGATGCACCTGAGTTTCACATGTTAGCCCTGCTCATATGTTGGCCTACAGATGATGAAGACAAATTTGTCTCTGACCTCAATCAATTACTTAAACATGTTCAGCATTCTTATGAACATGAATTTAAGGCACTCTTTCAATCAAGGTATCTTCGCCCTCTGTTTTTTCTTGGAAAAGGTAAAGGTCTGAGCAGACTTGTTCACAGAAGGGTCCTTGAGATCTTGTGGATTAAGGATGCAGTACGAGACTCAAACACAAACTGGAGGAATGAGAATATTTTGAAAGATCCCGTAGTCCAAGAACAACTTCTCAAAGTTGAAGGAGTGGTGCGAAACTACAGACTGTATGCGACTGTTGGAGGCACAGAGCTTGAGATGGATGTCAACCGGAGAGACAGCCTGTGGAAATCAGGTCAAGTTTCCTTTTACCTTGGATTTACCATCAGCGGTCCTGTAGCCTTTAGCATTCAGACAAGAACTACCATCAAGG GGCCTTCAGGAAACTTGAGGCTAGGAGCCTGTGGTGGTCTTAtg GACTCCAGTGATTGGACTAAACTTGAACCAGAAGTCAAAAGAGTGGATGCAGTTCAAATCTATGG CCTACAGTCTGAGGCAGGTCACTATGAATGCAGCGTGTCTGCCCTGCGCTGGGTTTGTAAGGAAGAGGTCAGCTTCAGATACCAGTTTTGCTCGTGGGAGGAACTCAGGGACAGGCCTTCATGCATGAATTACATGCCAGCAGGACCCCTACTGGACATCACCGTCACAGCTGGAAAGTTAGAGGAGGTGCATCTGCCACACTGGATAG atcATGACTCCACAATGTCAGACATGTTTGCAGTTCTACATGTGGATACCTGTGGAGATGTTGTGGAACAAGTGTCTGAAGTGACATCGTCCCATGTCAAGTTACACCCGACAACTTTCTCTCCAAGGGGGGTCATGATCCGGATGAAACTGGGCTTCCCAGTAAAAGTTTACTGTGATGTGTTAATATACAAGACAAAAAAGGAATTCCTCACACTGCATGTTTACCTGGTCCCACCCGATCATAATATAAAACAG GAAGTAGAGAGAAAGGAGACATCTTATGGATCAATAATAATTCCAAAACCAAGCCCAGACAAGTCTCTTCATATGCTGGATAATTTCTTCCTCACGACAGACATGGACACTGCTGAAATTTGCCCTAAA ACATTGAAGCTCACATGTGGAAGGAGAAACCCAAATTTCTCTGAGGTGTGTGTCAGAAATGCAGACAGTGACTTCAACCTGAAACTTGAAAGTgagcaaaagagaaataaagaggacACTGTCTGGACCTGCATTATTCGAAAAG GAGACTACCAAAACCAAAGCATTGATCATGAAGATG CCTCAGGTCAGCATTTCGTGGATCGCCATCGGACAGCTCTGATTAACAGAGTGAGCGACACAGGAGCCATCCTTGATAAGCTCAAGGATAAGGGGTTGATCTCAAATGAGAGCTATGATGCTGTGAGAGCTttaaaaactacacaagacCAAATGagggacatttttaagtgtttgaatTCAGCCGGCACAAAAGGCAAAGACGCTCTCAAAGACATCCTTAAAAGGATGAAGAGTATGAGGCCTCTCATCAATGAGCTTGAGGGATCTGGATAA
- the LOC122869746 gene encoding sterile alpha motif domain-containing protein 9-like isoform X2, translated as MANGPALSTARRGEIYVGSEIRDSLSLLDVLHANQFEGESFDPKLLEQTEENFYRGAPPKWLNFHISEQSHGTGSPFIKRDGYDALVQQIRQRRKTHPGISTVKLFHQPGCGGTTLAMQVLWDLRKTFRCAVLTGSTSDITKIAEQVVHLFTAGSRGHQNTVLLLLNDEQNLENLQDNIMMKIAEQKIDIDMPVVILLNCVRASDHVILNKEHSYIVKQNFKRNERKHVILKKELSDTEKQKFNEKKEELSRRYSDKCKLFHGFNIMQSNFSQAYIQEACAVFKTIKKANRHQLKTQLAALLSLLNAYVPGSYLLESQCLDFLKHEDSIHGDLSLEDRMKPFSDLIITFQQDTRSEKKVSMAHPMIAQRCTELMAEAGVTRSDTAKKVLTCLCRDEVPPSLLGFVKDMLLKREIKKEEKINNREQHHMGPRRREEDQERFSRLILDIEEMEDKKQSASVLKVASNTFVQNSLFPQALARFYYTELKDYNKAEMWAKTAKERDPKKSFIADTLGQVHKNHLRNKESPAKPREILQLATKAIEAFKDEERLAENERGKDMKEDGKAKVLRAFNTRGQFGYLQVCNLVFDLLVSQNETWRRVLTKNVSMGSVLELLGDNKLFRFNDLINSLRDEVEKKFEFFDTYLTYSDSVMKKDDASYISRETSDCYRKYVGDSAPKNKEKSDKTTQKLKQKLAVTSAGVLSCLDRRCTVSELKQIATWWEEICLSKDSTRHDFANYILANIMLINKNETPPHSDYQNAFRQKMPLGSRDAPEFHMLALLICWPTDDEDKFVSDLNQLLKHVQHSYEHEFKALFQSRYLRPLFFLGKGKGLSRLVHRRVLEILWIKDAVRDSNTNWRNENILKDPVVQEQLLKVEGVVRNYRLYATVGGTELEMDVNRRDSLWKSGQVSFYLGFTISGPVAFSIQTRTTIKGNLRLGACGGLMDSSDWTKLEPEVKRVDAVQIYGLQSEAGHYECSVSALRWVCKEEVSFRYQFCSWEELRDRPSCMNYMPAGPLLDITVTAGKLEEVHLPHWIDHDSTMSDMFAVLHVDTCGDVVEQVSEVTSSHVKLHPTTFSPRGVMIRMKLGFPVKVYCDVLIYKTKKEFLTLHVYLVPPDHNIKQEVERKETSYGSIIIPKPSPDKSLHMLDNFFLTTDMDTAEICPKTLKLTCGRRNPNFSEVCVRNADSDFNLKLESEQKRNKEDTVWTCIIRKGDYQNQSIDHEDASGQHFVDRHRTALINRVSDTGAILDKLKDKGLISNESYDAVRALKTTQDQMRDIFKCLNSAGTKGKDALKDILKRMKSMRPLINELEGSG; from the exons ATGGCAAATGGACCAGCCCTGTCCACTGCTAGAAGGGGTGAAATTTACGTGGGAAGCGAAATCAGAGACTCCCTCTCACTGTTGGATGTTCTCCATGCAAATCAGTTCGAAGGAGAGTCTTTTGATCCAAAACTTCTTGAGCAGACAGAGGaaaacttttacagaggagcccCACCCAAATGGTTAAACTTTCACATTAGTGAACAGTCACATGGCACTGGAAGTCCTTTTATTAAACGGGATGGATACGATGCACTTGTGCAACAAATTCgccaaagaagaaaaacacacccTGGAATATCAACTGTTAAACTGTTCCACCAGCCAGGATGTGGGGGAACCACACTGGCCATGCAGGTGTTGTGGGACTTGAGGAAAACCTTCAGGTGTGCTGTTTTAACAGGCTCTACCTCAGACATCACAAAAATTGCAGAGCAGGTGGTCCACCTTTTCACAGCAGGCAGTCGAGGCCACCAGAACACTGTGCTGCTGCTACTGAATGATGAGCAGAATTTGGAAAATCTGCAAGACAACATTATGATGAAGATTGCTGAGCAGAAGATAGATATTGATATGCCTGTAGTAATTTTACTCAACTGTGTGAGAGCAAGTGACCATGTCATCCTTAACAAGGAGCATTCTTACATAGTGAAACAAAACTTTAAGAGGAATGAGAGAAAACATGTCATCCTCAAAAAGGAACTTTCAGACACAGAGAAGCAAAAATTTaatgagaaaaaggaggagCTCAGCAGAAGATACAGTGATAAATGCAAACTATTCCATGGCTTTAACATAATGCAAAGCAATTTCTCTCAAGCTTACATCCAGGAGGCATGCGCTGTATTCAAAACaatcaagaaagcaaatagacACCAGCTGAAGACCCAGCTTGCTGCCCTCCTGTCCCTGCTGAATGCCTACGTACCAGGCTCATATCTCCTGGAGTCTCAGTGCCTGGACTTCTTAAAACATGAAGACTCCATCCATGGAGACCTTTCACTGGAGGACAGAATGAAGCCCTTTAGTGATCTCATcatcaccttccaacaagacacaAGATCTGAAAAAAAAGTGAGCATGGCTCACCCTATGATAGCACAGCGTTGTACTGAATTGATGGCTGAGGCCGGTGTGACCAGAAGTGACACAGCAAAAAAAGTCTTGACCTGTTTATGCAGAGATGAGGTTCCTCCATCTTTGCTGGGTTTTGTCAAAGACATGCTGCtcaaaagggaaataaaaaaagaggaaaaaattaataatagaGAACAGCATCACATGGGAccaaggagaagagaagaggaccAAGAGAGGTTTTCTAGACTGATTCTAGATATTGAGGAGATGGAGGACAAAAAACAGAGTGCATCAGTTTTAAAAGTTGCATCAAATACATTTGTTCAGAATTCTTTGTTTCCTCAAGCACTTGCTCGTTTTTATTATACAGAACTGAAAGACTACAACAAGGCTGAAATGTGGGCAAAGACAGCAAAGGAAAGAGATCCCAAAAAATCATTCATTGCTGATACACTGGGCCAAGTCCATAAGAACCATCTAAGGAACAAAGAGTCTCCTGCCAAACCAAGAGAAATTTTGCAACTGGCCACAAAAGCCATTGAAGCTTTCAAAGATGAAGAACGACTTGCTGAAAATGAACGTGGGAAAGACATGAAAGAAGATGGCAAGGCCAAAGTCTTGCGTGCTTTTAACACTAGAGGGCAGTTTGGTTACCTGCAGGTTTGCAACCTTGTGTTTGACCTACTTGTCAGTCAGAACGAAACGTGGAGGAGAGTTCTCACAAAGAATGTGTCCATGGGCTCTGTCCTGGAATTACTTGGAGACAACAAACTCTTCAGATTTAATGATCTAATAAACAGCCTCAGAGACGAGGTTGAGAAaaagtttgaattttttgaTACCTATTTAACTTACTCAGATTCTGTCATGAAAAAAGATGATGCATCATACATTTCTAGAGAGACCTCAGACTGCTACAGAAAGTATGTCGGAGACTCAGCACCCAAGAACAAAGAGAAATCTGATAAAACCACCCAGAAGCTTAAACAAAAATTGGCTGTCACTTCTGCTGGAGTACTCTCATGTCTTGACAGAAGATGCACTGTATCGGAGCTTAAACAGATTGCTACATGGTGGGAAGAAATCTGTCTAAGCAAAGATTCCACTCGACATGATTTTGCCAACTACATCCTCGCCAATATCATGCTGATAAATAAGAATGAGACTCCACCCCATTCTGACTATCAAAATGCATTTAGACAGAAAATGCCATTGGGCTCGAGAGATGCACCTGAGTTTCACATGTTAGCCCTGCTCATATGTTGGCCTACAGATGATGAAGACAAATTTGTCTCTGACCTCAATCAATTACTTAAACATGTTCAGCATTCTTATGAACATGAATTTAAGGCACTCTTTCAATCAAGGTATCTTCGCCCTCTGTTTTTTCTTGGAAAAGGTAAAGGTCTGAGCAGACTTGTTCACAGAAGGGTCCTTGAGATCTTGTGGATTAAGGATGCAGTACGAGACTCAAACACAAACTGGAGGAATGAGAATATTTTGAAAGATCCCGTAGTCCAAGAACAACTTCTCAAAGTTGAAGGAGTGGTGCGAAACTACAGACTGTATGCGACTGTTGGAGGCACAGAGCTTGAGATGGATGTCAACCGGAGAGACAGCCTGTGGAAATCAGGTCAAGTTTCCTTTTACCTTGGATTTACCATCAGCGGTCCTGTAGCCTTTAGCATTCAGACAAGAACTACCATCAAGG GAAACTTGAGGCTAGGAGCCTGTGGTGGTCTTAtg GACTCCAGTGATTGGACTAAACTTGAACCAGAAGTCAAAAGAGTGGATGCAGTTCAAATCTATGG CCTACAGTCTGAGGCAGGTCACTATGAATGCAGCGTGTCTGCCCTGCGCTGGGTTTGTAAGGAAGAGGTCAGCTTCAGATACCAGTTTTGCTCGTGGGAGGAACTCAGGGACAGGCCTTCATGCATGAATTACATGCCAGCAGGACCCCTACTGGACATCACCGTCACAGCTGGAAAGTTAGAGGAGGTGCATCTGCCACACTGGATAG atcATGACTCCACAATGTCAGACATGTTTGCAGTTCTACATGTGGATACCTGTGGAGATGTTGTGGAACAAGTGTCTGAAGTGACATCGTCCCATGTCAAGTTACACCCGACAACTTTCTCTCCAAGGGGGGTCATGATCCGGATGAAACTGGGCTTCCCAGTAAAAGTTTACTGTGATGTGTTAATATACAAGACAAAAAAGGAATTCCTCACACTGCATGTTTACCTGGTCCCACCCGATCATAATATAAAACAG GAAGTAGAGAGAAAGGAGACATCTTATGGATCAATAATAATTCCAAAACCAAGCCCAGACAAGTCTCTTCATATGCTGGATAATTTCTTCCTCACGACAGACATGGACACTGCTGAAATTTGCCCTAAA ACATTGAAGCTCACATGTGGAAGGAGAAACCCAAATTTCTCTGAGGTGTGTGTCAGAAATGCAGACAGTGACTTCAACCTGAAACTTGAAAGTgagcaaaagagaaataaagaggacACTGTCTGGACCTGCATTATTCGAAAAG GAGACTACCAAAACCAAAGCATTGATCATGAAGATG CCTCAGGTCAGCATTTCGTGGATCGCCATCGGACAGCTCTGATTAACAGAGTGAGCGACACAGGAGCCATCCTTGATAAGCTCAAGGATAAGGGGTTGATCTCAAATGAGAGCTATGATGCTGTGAGAGCTttaaaaactacacaagacCAAATGagggacatttttaagtgtttgaatTCAGCCGGCACAAAAGGCAAAGACGCTCTCAAAGACATCCTTAAAAGGATGAAGAGTATGAGGCCTCTCATCAATGAGCTTGAGGGATCTGGATAA